In Balearica regulorum gibbericeps isolate bBalReg1 chromosome 14, bBalReg1.pri, whole genome shotgun sequence, one genomic interval encodes:
- the CCNJL gene encoding cyclin-J-like protein isoform X1: MGRKRMEEQWWKGELAADIHQTLRTKELKLPTYKAHSPQIGMRRYFIDLLTVLSNRFNLCPTARHLAIYLLDLFMDRYDITVKQLHIISFACLLLASKFEEKEDKVPKLEHLNNLAYMCNVNVVLNKKELLRMEMLLLENFNWNLCLPTPAHYIDYYLYASTGENDLHNGWPITSLTKIKAFLEKYAYYFLDFSVQDHAFLHFRPSLIAAACVCASRICMQISPAWTAQLELLTCYSWEHLAQCIEMMLIYYENDIKEASNIKKQVSIQHREEEAAGNLSHQATTQVLFQQSSYHPLAQHSATLSQFQSPVQDLCSAYRDSLQAHRPSGLFAGSADSHGALQASLRPSAQVLPIQTPIAVQVALGTEPRHCISTAYGSSYFSGHHSYAAGCFDR; the protein is encoded by the exons gAACTTAAGTTGCCTACGTATAAGGCTCATTCACCACAGATTGGGATGCGCCGATACTTCATTGATCTCTTGACTGTCCTCAGCAACCGTTTCAATCTCTGCCCTACAGCCCGGCATCTCGCTATCTATTTATTGGACCTCTTTATGGATCGCTATGATATCACTGTCAAGCAGCTGCACATCATTTCATTTGCCTGTCTTCTCCTAGCAA GtaaatttgaagaaaaggaagataaagtTCCAAAGTTGGAGCACTTAAATAACCTGGCATACATGTGCAATGTGAATGTGGTATTGAACAAAAAAGAATTGCTTAGaatggaaatgctgcttttggaaAACTTCAACTGGAACCTCTGTCTACCAACACCAGCACACTACATTGATTACTACCTCTATGCATCCACTGGCGAGAATGACCTTCACAACGGCTGGCCGATCACCTCACTGACCAAAATCAAAGCCTTTCTGGAGAAATATGCATATTATTTCCTTGATTTCTCAGTGCAAG atCATGCTTTCCTCCATTTTCGTCCATCTCTGATTGCTGCAGCTTGTGTGTGCGCCTCACGTATCTGTATGCAGATTTCTCCTGCCTGGACAGCACAGCTTGAATTGCTAACATGTTATTCCTGGGAACATCTTGCCCAGTGCATTGAAATGATGCTCAT ATACTATGAAAATGATATCAAAGAAGCTAGTAACATAAAAAAGCAAGTATCGATTCAACATCGAGAAGAGGAAGCAGCGGGAAATCTGAGCCATCAAGCCACTACTCAAGTTCTCTTCCAGCAATCTAGTTATCATCCATTAGCCCAGCATTCAGCTACGCTTTCCCAGTTCCAGTCACCAGTGCAAGATTTGTGCTCCGCTTATCGCGACTCCTTGCAGGCACACAGGCCCAGCGGTCTGTTTGCTGGGAGTGCTGACTCCCACGGTGCTCTTCAGGCCAGCCTTCGGCCGTCTGCCCAGGTTCTACCCATCCAAACACCCATTGCTGTGCAGGTGGCCTTAGGAACAGAGCCCAGACACTGCATTTCCACAGCTTATGGCAGTAGTTACTTCAGTGGTCATCACTCATATGCAGCTGGTTGTTTTGACAGATAA
- the CCNJL gene encoding cyclin-J-like protein isoform X2: MRRYFIDLLTVLSNRFNLCPTARHLAIYLLDLFMDRYDITVKQLHIISFACLLLASKFEEKEDKVPKLEHLNNLAYMCNVNVVLNKKELLRMEMLLLENFNWNLCLPTPAHYIDYYLYASTGENDLHNGWPITSLTKIKAFLEKYAYYFLDFSVQDHAFLHFRPSLIAAACVCASRICMQISPAWTAQLELLTCYSWEHLAQCIEMMLIYYENDIKEASNIKKQVSIQHREEEAAGNLSHQATTQVLFQQSSYHPLAQHSATLSQFQSPVQDLCSAYRDSLQAHRPSGLFAGSADSHGALQASLRPSAQVLPIQTPIAVQVALGTEPRHCISTAYGSSYFSGHHSYAAGCFDR, encoded by the exons ATGCGCCGATACTTCATTGATCTCTTGACTGTCCTCAGCAACCGTTTCAATCTCTGCCCTACAGCCCGGCATCTCGCTATCTATTTATTGGACCTCTTTATGGATCGCTATGATATCACTGTCAAGCAGCTGCACATCATTTCATTTGCCTGTCTTCTCCTAGCAA GtaaatttgaagaaaaggaagataaagtTCCAAAGTTGGAGCACTTAAATAACCTGGCATACATGTGCAATGTGAATGTGGTATTGAACAAAAAAGAATTGCTTAGaatggaaatgctgcttttggaaAACTTCAACTGGAACCTCTGTCTACCAACACCAGCACACTACATTGATTACTACCTCTATGCATCCACTGGCGAGAATGACCTTCACAACGGCTGGCCGATCACCTCACTGACCAAAATCAAAGCCTTTCTGGAGAAATATGCATATTATTTCCTTGATTTCTCAGTGCAAG atCATGCTTTCCTCCATTTTCGTCCATCTCTGATTGCTGCAGCTTGTGTGTGCGCCTCACGTATCTGTATGCAGATTTCTCCTGCCTGGACAGCACAGCTTGAATTGCTAACATGTTATTCCTGGGAACATCTTGCCCAGTGCATTGAAATGATGCTCAT ATACTATGAAAATGATATCAAAGAAGCTAGTAACATAAAAAAGCAAGTATCGATTCAACATCGAGAAGAGGAAGCAGCGGGAAATCTGAGCCATCAAGCCACTACTCAAGTTCTCTTCCAGCAATCTAGTTATCATCCATTAGCCCAGCATTCAGCTACGCTTTCCCAGTTCCAGTCACCAGTGCAAGATTTGTGCTCCGCTTATCGCGACTCCTTGCAGGCACACAGGCCCAGCGGTCTGTTTGCTGGGAGTGCTGACTCCCACGGTGCTCTTCAGGCCAGCCTTCGGCCGTCTGCCCAGGTTCTACCCATCCAAACACCCATTGCTGTGCAGGTGGCCTTAGGAACAGAGCCCAGACACTGCATTTCCACAGCTTATGGCAGTAGTTACTTCAGTGGTCATCACTCATATGCAGCTGGTTGTTTTGACAGATAA
- the FABP6 gene encoding gastrotropin isoform X5 codes for MICALKEIRFAAILLYQPHHQGNMAFTGKYEFEGDENYDDFVTKIGLPSDKIEMGRNCKIITEVVQNGNDFTWTQHFPGGRTTTNTFTIGKEADMETMGGKKFKATVKMEDGKIVADFPNYHHTAEISGGKLVEVMSQPDTAI; via the exons CTGCTATTCTGCTCTACCAGCCACATCACCAGGGCAACATGGCATTCACAGGCAAATATGAATTTGAAGGTGATGAGAACTATGATGACTTTGTGACGAAGATTG GTCTCCCCAGTGACAAGATTGAAATGGGAAGGAATTGCAAAATAATCACTGAGGTGGTGCAGAATGGAAATGACTTCACCTGGACACAGCATTTCCCAGGAGGCCGCACCACAACCAACACATTCACAATTGGCAAGGAAGCAGACATGGAAACAATGGGTGGGAAAAAGTTCAAG GCAACTGTTAAAATGGAAGATGGGAAAATTGTAGCTGATTTTCCCAACTATCATCATACTGCAGAGATTTCTGGAGGAAAGCTGGTAGAG GTGATGTCACAGCCTGATACAGCAATTTAA
- the FABP6 gene encoding gastrotropin isoform X6 — protein MAFTGKYEFEGDENYDDFVTKIGLPSDKIEMGRNCKIITEVVQNGNDFTWTQHFPGGRTTTNTFTIGKEADMETMGGKKFKATVKMEDGKIVADFPNYHHTAEISGGKLVESLVLDLICPNSTHDTMKQTEPRTQWTVPAW, from the exons ATGGCATTCACAGGCAAATATGAATTTGAAGGTGATGAGAACTATGATGACTTTGTGACGAAGATTG GTCTCCCCAGTGACAAGATTGAAATGGGAAGGAATTGCAAAATAATCACTGAGGTGGTGCAGAATGGAAATGACTTCACCTGGACACAGCATTTCCCAGGAGGCCGCACCACAACCAACACATTCACAATTGGCAAGGAAGCAGACATGGAAACAATGGGTGGGAAAAAGTTCAAG GCAACTGTTAAAATGGAAGATGGGAAAATTGTAGCTGATTTTCCCAACTATCATCATACTGCAGAGATTTCTGGAGGAAAGCTGGTAGAG agtCTGGTGTTGGACTTAATCTGCCCCAACTCCACCCATGATACAATGAAACAAACAGAACCTAGAACTCAATGGACAGTTCCTGCTTGGTAG
- the FABP6 gene encoding gastrotropin isoform X4, which translates to MICALKEIRFAAILLYQPHHQGNMAFTGKYEFEGDENYDDFVTKIGLPSDKIEMGRNCKIITEVVQNGNDFTWTQHFPGGRTTTNTFTIGKEADMETMGGKKFKATVKMEDGKIVADFPNYHHTAEISGGKLVESLVLDLICPNSTHDTMKQTEPRTQWTVPAW; encoded by the exons CTGCTATTCTGCTCTACCAGCCACATCACCAGGGCAACATGGCATTCACAGGCAAATATGAATTTGAAGGTGATGAGAACTATGATGACTTTGTGACGAAGATTG GTCTCCCCAGTGACAAGATTGAAATGGGAAGGAATTGCAAAATAATCACTGAGGTGGTGCAGAATGGAAATGACTTCACCTGGACACAGCATTTCCCAGGAGGCCGCACCACAACCAACACATTCACAATTGGCAAGGAAGCAGACATGGAAACAATGGGTGGGAAAAAGTTCAAG GCAACTGTTAAAATGGAAGATGGGAAAATTGTAGCTGATTTTCCCAACTATCATCATACTGCAGAGATTTCTGGAGGAAAGCTGGTAGAG agtCTGGTGTTGGACTTAATCTGCCCCAACTCCACCCATGATACAATGAAACAAACAGAACCTAGAACTCAATGGACAGTTCCTGCTTGGTAG
- the FABP6 gene encoding gastrotropin isoform X2 yields MICALKEIRFAAILLYQPHHQGNMAFTGKYEFEGDENYDDFVTKIGLPSDKIEMGRNCKIITEVVQNGNDFTWTQHFPGGRTTTNTFTIGKEADMETMGGKKFKATVKMEDGKIVADFPNYHHTAEISGGKLVEISTASGAVYKRTSKKIA; encoded by the exons CTGCTATTCTGCTCTACCAGCCACATCACCAGGGCAACATGGCATTCACAGGCAAATATGAATTTGAAGGTGATGAGAACTATGATGACTTTGTGACGAAGATTG GTCTCCCCAGTGACAAGATTGAAATGGGAAGGAATTGCAAAATAATCACTGAGGTGGTGCAGAATGGAAATGACTTCACCTGGACACAGCATTTCCCAGGAGGCCGCACCACAACCAACACATTCACAATTGGCAAGGAAGCAGACATGGAAACAATGGGTGGGAAAAAGTTCAAG GCAACTGTTAAAATGGAAGATGGGAAAATTGTAGCTGATTTTCCCAACTATCATCATACTGCAGAGATTTCTGGAGGAAAGCTGGTAGAG ATTTCTACTGCTTCTGGTGCAGTCTACAAAAGGACCAGCAAAAAGATTGCTTAA